The genomic segment gttctcaggagtcgttcttataatacttctcgctcgaacctgaggtaagaaaactgcaccccgtgtatATGACATCCATGATTAtttttgaggcatgttggttgataaatgtggacatggattgcatattaagtgctagcaaatgttgtttacttgtgtatggcactgattagtcagggacggcactggtcgcgtatcactgacctaagagtcagaaacggcattagcgtcctgaatgcagggtcgaatgaagattagatctaatcgatatcagcgttgaatgactctaaggcattaacgttggaccgaccctaaggtcgatgaaacttataagcgcttggctagtctaagctagttactcagagccagggcctaaggcccaggtgaccgtttgtcacatggctagagaacgatgttccaaggttatgaatctatggtcatgaggaaggttatgttggtgactagtcatcatgcacctatcctgtttaagttagtgaaaggttcacttatctgttaagccccagtgaccctatcgtcatatgGCTAAAGGGATTTGTTCCCATCTTGgtgacttttgcgattgtcacttatctattttggactgaaagtcctgaatgattattatgatcattgttgatattatatcatgctatattgagttttcttgcttggccttggctcatgggtgctatgtggtgcaggtaaagggaaagaaaagctcacccagccttgagtggagagcttaggtggtgatgtgtacatatgcggtcgcttgacccccacggccaaggagttctcagaggaactaggggtttaccctatttttgccgcttaggttggcgggtttgtaaatttgaaacagtaatgaccattttgagatgtaaataacttgtaaacgttttgatgggctcatgtacagttttatgtatttaataaaatatatcatttcctttttattggttttttccaccttagcctgttaataatacttagaagcacgtttttaaccaaaggactcgggtagcaggtcaaatttccggttcaccgatcaccgtaactgttctggggtaactagggcgttacattggTAATTGATTTGCGTACAATTATTTGCTAATTCTTAAACTTGATTGGCATAAGAATATGCTTAATTAGGTGAAAGAATTAATACCATGGGATTTTAGAAAGTTCTATGAacttattttgaatttttattaacTCTGAGAATTTTGCTACAGCAAAACGTACAGATTACTTGACATAGAtgaatttaataattcaagctCATTTTAACCAATTGAATTTCTCTTGCTTTTAGATTGTCATCTTAGTTTACTATTTCAAGTGtattcaatttatttttcacCACTCtcaaattatttggtaattgatttgCGCACAATTATTTGCTAATTCAATACATGTGAAGACGATAGTCAACTTAgcattatattacttgttttaTAACTGACTACATTTGcacattattaatcaaattatATCACAAACATTGGGTAACCtaacttttaatttttatttttttaaatttatttaaaaaataaattaattaattaaacactcTTTGTTTCCTCTATCTCACTATCCAATATTTGTTTCACAGTCTTCCCATCTAAGATATGAAAATAGTTAAACCATTATTGGAGACTTTACCCCTGATGATGTCATTATCGCCGCCGGAAAAACACTTGGAGGTTTATGCATATGCATGGTACAAGAAGACAAAGACGATATTGTGGAAAGTTTGAAAACGATTTTATAGGAAAAGTCTACCATTGCTCTGAAATCTCGTTGTCGACGATGAATTATGGGAAAGTCTTTACAACCAATTAACTTGATTCTAAAAGCATAAAAAAGAAACCATGATTAGGTTacaataaaataactaaaaatagaaaaggatgTTGTTTTCATTTTAATGgttaaaaaaacatatatattagaACAATAACTCCATAATATATATAAGGTTTTtgtaccctgtgttttttccgATTACTTGTTTGTaccttgtgttttaaaaaatttatttttgaaccctatattttgtaaaatggttcgaATAGAcctctaaactcaattttgattaagaaaaaattgaatataacaacacagtttttaagcaagatgattttatttttattctgaattgttagtttggttaattatttgtgatttcagttgagaaaactttgaccaaaatcggatttagggctctatttaaaccattttacaaaatataaaatgcaaaaagtaatttgtcaaaacggggacaaaataagaaaaataagaaataaaaatagaGAAACGTGGACGGCAGGATTCGAACCTGCGCGGGCAAAGCCCACATGATTTCTAGTCATGCCCGATAACCACTCCGGCACGTCCACTCTTGTTGAACTCATGGGATTAAGAcaatatttattcattaaaatctTGActaattgttataataataataataatgttaattaaataaaacaaaccatGATTAGTTTACGTAACCCAAGAGCTTACTTATTTCAAACGGTCCAGAGTCAGCCATGCCAAGCTACTATTAAAATAGTTATAAATTTGTTTTTCAGTCTTTTataaatcaaaattttaaaactatatataccaaaagttttaactcataatattaaaatacttGTATTTATAAAGGTTTAActcaaaattatattataattttatcatataaattaattattattattattactaattGTGcctatattatataattattgcCCTTATTAGTTTAAACTTTTGCATGTTATCTTTTTATTACGTTTGTCTCTATAATCATGTATCGTCTTTTTAGATCCTATCATGCCAAGCTTTTGTGCTTAAAATCTACACATGTTCaaaacttcatgttatacttggtctaaacacatttttttatcatatcATGTCCGTCTATCCAGTTAGCAAATTTATACTTACATATttacaatatttaattatttctaGAATTAAATAAAAGTCTTTTCTCTCTAACAGCTAATTAATTCATCATTGTTGTCTTTTACCACATAAATACATATCATATGTCCATATAGAAACttgcaaaaagaaaaagaatcatTCCTTTTCTCATTCTCTTTGCATAGTTCTTTACAATAGATATTTTTGTTTGGAATTAGAGTCAAGGAAAACACACATAAAAggaaatttaatatatatatatatatacatatataaatgacACAAGAAACAGCTAATGAGGCATAATAATTAAcgcaaatataaatttaataataccCAAGACTACACTATAAATAGCCTCATTAGTTCTCTTCCATTAAAACACACTCTCATCTCAAATATACAATATCTTCGTTCAAAACTAATTATAATGAAGACAAGCATTTTTATACTTTTCTCACTATTTTCTCTTTCAGTTGGGATTGGGATAGTCTCGGCAAGAATTCCTATAAGTTCACCATGCCCAAGTCCACAACCTTCAGGCCCAGAAAGACCAGATCACAAATGTGGGCCAAATTATGGTTACAGTCCATGTAATCCAGGAAGGTGTTGCAGCATATATGATTATTGTGGCAGCGGCCCTGCTTATTGCCAAGGAGGACAGTGCAGATATCAATGTTGGACAAGTCCTCCACCTATGAGCCTACCTCCATCAAGCCCAACATCTCCACCTCCACCAAGCCCACCTCCACCAAGCCCACCTCCTCCACCTTCAAGCCCAGAAAGACCAGATCACAAATGTGGGCCAAATTATGGTTACAGTCCATGTAATCCAGGAAGGTGTTGCAGCATATATGAATATTGTGGCAGCGGCCCTGCTTATTGCCAAGGAGGACAGTGCAAATATCAATGTTGGACAAGTCCTCCACCCATGAGCCTACCTCCATCAAGCCCAACACCTCCACCCCCACCAAGCCCACCTCCACCAAGCCCACCACCTCCACCTCCAGGCCCAGAAAGACCAGATCACAAATGTGGGCCACATTATGGTGACAGCCCATGTAATCCAGGAAGGTGTTGCAGCATATTTGAATATTGTGGCAGCGGCCCTGCTTATTGCGAAGATGGACAGTGCATATATCAATGTTGGACTAGCCCACCTCCATCAAGCCCAATAGCTCCACCCCCACCTCCAGGCCCAGAAAGACCAGACCATAGATGTGGGCCAGCTTTTGGCAACATTCCATGTGATACAGGAAGGTGTTGCAGCATAAATGGATATTGTGGCAGCACATCTGATTTTTGCGAACCAGGAAGTTGCAGGTCTCAATGTTGGACCGGTCCTCCACCTAGCTAGGGTTTTGCTTGAAGATGACAATGATGCTAATAATGTTATAAACAATATTAAAAGATAGCTCTTGTTAAGAGAGCTTATTACTACCTACCTACCTACCTACTGTTTAATTTGTGTGCACATGTCTTATTGTGACAAATAAATGAGCTACTTTaattaatgatttaattaatgagtaatgatatgtgcactcaaaatatgTACCCAAACATTACATATAGTGGCGTGGCACTGTTTTTTAAAACAGTGAGTCTTAGTTTTGATAAATGTGATTGACTAGATTAAACTATCACATCACTTTATGTAATATTTTGgtacatattttgggtgcacatatcattactcttatttAACTACATTATTTTTAATGTTTCATTTCTTAAttgttataaaataattaatgaaaCTTGCATTTTATTGTTTGATAAATCTATAGAATAAGTATTAGGATAttattgacgtcgtttttcgtcaacttaaaaaggagagcaattaaacaaagatatatcagaggaaataaaagaaaatgaaaacaggatcttttttacgtggttcagcagttaaatatgcctagtccacgagtctgcgTTATAAGtgcttgggagttttctggaaacttttcagggaatagttacccagagttttctctcaagatctcagaatttcggtcctccACAAATGGAGTTTTATTCTCTATTTATAAAGAATGCTTcaaaattcattcccacatatttcaggaggatattttgtaaatcaaataatataatgacaTTTAATGTCTTCTTTCCTACGTACACGGaaacatcccataaaatgtgggattggataacaaattgtataatatcccttaaacattgcgattttacaacaataaatacattcatatgTAACCGATTAGCTCAGATACGGAATCCATTACATTTTCGAAACTATTTgtcaatcacgagctcgtcatcttACTTCACCTATGTTTATAGCAAGTATCCATTGATGAAGTCATCACATTCGAACTTACACTTaccgagctcgaaccatcttgtctgaaggcaagagatgcatcaagaaatatatacaagtgttaACCCATGGCTATTACGAGCTCAGAGCATATTCGAGGCTACGCACTCTTCGAGCTTTCGAGGTCGTTATTTACAGCAACACGGTCTGACTAAAGGGTCATATGACAACCgtgcatatttcgagcttacacctaacgagcctagatttcgggatcataacttctcatgctcgaaatctgggtgtaacaaatatATACTATGTAAGTACACAAGTCGTTTCTAAAGTTGCATTTAACTaccaaatttttattaattttgggTAAAAGGTTCTAGAAAGctaattttgtttaaataatatataCACGTGGTATTACAAATAATGACATGGAAACATAAAAATGTGCCACCTAAATGGGTTAGTGCCATGCAATGCAAACTTAAGcccctaatttttttttccatattaaattagtacaaaaaaatatatattttaatatagattttaagaaaaaatatggAGAAAAAACCCctgtaatttttttaaacataatTAGCCTCGTCaagaaaaatttataattttgttCTTGGTGCCACATAAGCGTATTTAACACGTTAGGTACAAACGATGGTACCAAAATAATTATGAAATATACTTTTTTCATAATGTTTTTTATGGTAATTTTGCCACGAATATTTTAtaaatctcttctatataaaaagtgtatagataacgaaaattattgGCTTAACGTTTTGTTtcattaactttaacgaaatattctaaatatttaatggaatattctaaatatttaacgaaatataccttcaaaactaattaaaaatatatatttatcaattatattaatataaattcaaattcaaatgttataaaatatatattattataataatatataatacaaggctagatatttaataattatattaatataaatttaaatgttataaaatattattatgataataatctATCATTTTAACttcttactaattatattaatatgaaaatattataaaatgttattatgataataatatttaatacaagattatatatttaatacttatattgatataaatttaaatattataaaatatcattataataataatttttattataaaaataatcatttatgtttaaaaagattATCATATAATGGGAGTGACTACAATGCTTCCACTTTTTTGACAACATTGgtacatcctttttctattttcggcacctAAATAGATATAATTACAAACTTTTGTATATAACAGTGTACATTGCAGCTATCTAATCTAAATTATCCTACAAATTttgaagaaattttgaataatttatgttacCGAAAATAAGGTCAAATTGTTTGTTGCACGTGTACCTGTTTTTTTGTGTATACaagtaaaatttgacagtttaaaccatgttttcggcttcgtaaactattcagaatttctgtAAAACttgtaggatgttctaaataactacaatgtacaccgtcatataaatgTTATTGGGATTATATCTATCTAGGTACcgaaaaatcataaataatattttggtttaatttttcatttaatttgtttatgtcattcttttatatataatatttatttatttatttgaaatttatatgacaataatacacatttaataaaaataactagtaaataaaactaagtaaacttgTGTTACACGTTGACTAATTAAAGTGTGTGTAATTATGATGTATCATTTGTTGTAAccatattatttaaattataaggaACCCACCTAAAAATATCAAATATTGTTGATATTTGTGACACATATTGTGTAAATGTAGTTTGACTAGCATTATTAAGTTGATATTACATATGATCgaatgtaaattttgtgtgtgaCAATACGCATAATAAAATATGTACAATacattaattgaaaaaaaaaaaaaaaaaaaaataggcgtGGACGGCAGGATTCGAACCTGCGCGGGCAAAGCCCACATGATTTCTAGTCATGCCCGATAACCACTCCGGCACGTCCACCCATGTTGAATGGATAGGATTAAGATTATATTGATTCAATGAAATTccataattataaataatagcaatattattaattaaataaaaagaaaacaagaaGATACTCCAATGAGGGGAGGAATATGAGAGTAAGCAATCTAAGCAACAAAAAAACAAGTCTAAATATATGCCATCAACATCAAAGTTGGATGAAAAATATCCTAAAGACAAGACACCAAAGCAAAGCAAAACAACAAGGAAGCATTGCCTAAATAAGAACTTtaacaaattaatatatttatcttCTTCAATAAACTTATAAGCTAAATAACACATTGCATTTGTTGATGTGTGTAGTATTAGTTCCTATAAATCCTATTCACCAATATGTTAGGACAAGTTAGTTATTTAACTTGCTTAACAACCTTTCCAACCAAAAATGGGATCACAAGTCAGCTGCCTATAAATAGCCTATATCCTTTTGTTTTCACATAAGAAAGAGAGCAATTATAGAGTACAGAGAAAAGATTGAGGGGTTATTTGGGTTTTGTATAAAGCTGCATATGTAGATGAATACACAAGCTTGGGTGTGAGTGTTAGAGATTGATACACTTGAGAGAAACCAAGAGAGATTGTTCTTACTCGACTGTAATGTACCAAGATTATTTCTCAATCAATAAGAAGAGGAAGAGATAGTGTTCCAAAACAGGAGTAGAGCCATAGATCACATTGATCAATTGGTCTTGAACCAGTATACTTTGTGGTGTCTTTTACATTTCTTCAGTTACTTATTGTTCTTGTTCCTTAAGTGTTTGTTGTTCTGTTTTTACTAATTTTGATTGTTTTTCTAACTGTTAAGTTCTTGGTTTGATTTTGTTAGCAATACTTTCCCACAATGTGTTAAATTGTCTTCCCTTTGTTTGTTAAGGAAGAAAAGTGGGAGGATTGAAAGGTTTTGAGGGAAAAGTGAGGAGAAGTAAAAAAATAGAGTAGTTTGGTAAGAGAGAATATAGAGTGGAAAGgaaaattggaaagaaaaaaatgagtGGGCCCATACCAAATATTTTCTCACCAAATTGGAGAGAAATGTGAGGAGAGAACGTGTTACTTTTGTAGTTGATGATAATATGACCAAATTAACCTTCAAAAGTTGAATATTATAAGGGTAAAAGtgtctaaaaatattttttttcttttctgaatttcaattaaaataataaataaattagtttTTTTCTACCAAACGTATAGGAGAGAAAATACATTTACTTTATTTCCTTTGACTTTTATTTCCCAATTATTTTTTCTCTCCTCCTTATTTTCTATCCAATCTACCAAACATAGGCTTAATGTTCTACTAATGCTTATCTTGATTCTACCACAGGTATCATTGAGGAGGGACGTAACACTGGATATCAGGGAGCAGGAAGGATTATTACGAGTCATTGTACAATGAGAGTCAGGCACAGTTCAACTCTAGATATGAGACTAAACATTTTACAATCACTGTGTCCGATCAAGTACGATGCTAAGTGATGCATAGCTATGGCTTTTAAAGTTGAAATTATCACTAGCTAAGTTACATTTTAGGTAGAAACATGTCAAAGAACTaaaccttcttcttctttggaGTAGAAATGGACGAGGAAAAACATATATGGATAATAGATGGCATGGCTGTTTTTTGGTTTGAAATGTTAAAGTGCTTTGGCAACCAAGGAATGGTTGTAACAgattattttctaaaaataaattaaatgttcATTTGTTGATTTCTTTCATAAGTCCGTCCTGGAGTGGTgtatatttttcatttaaatgtTTGCTTTTTAGTTTTACTGACTGAGTTTTGCTTGGAATTTCCTCTCTTTTCAGGTTACCTCTTGTGAACATGCCTTCTGCAAAGCTTGTCTGATTGATTATGCTGCTTCCTTGGGACAAGTCTCATGCCCTTCCTGCTCGACACTGCTTACTCTTGATTTGACATCAAATGCAGATAATGAGAATCACACCAGTAAAACTACAACAAAGGGCTTCAAGGCATCAAGTATTCTAACCAGAGTTCAACTTGACAATTTTCAAACAAGTACAAGAATTGAGGCTTTGGtatgtataattttaataaatcatGTATTGTCTTTGAACTCTTTAGTTCATGTGATCTCAGATGATACGTGATTTGACAAGTATTCATGTATTGTATATAGTCTCTTTTAAAAATACTTGCCATAGTTTTTGTCATCGTGTTATACCCAGAATATTTGTATGGGAAGGGGAGGGGATCAAATGAACTCGTATTATTAATTTACTGCAATAAATGACTCATTTAATATAGAATGACCCAATGCCTTGCCCTTTGACAGTAACGTCGATGGTTGCTCAGCAGCTTTGGGAAAATTAACAGAAGCAGACATGAAGTTTCTTTTTATTACTTAGAGAGATAATTATCCATAATAGCCCCCTAGCATTGGGCTGTGGAGAACCCTGTCGTTTTTTGGCTTATATTTACATCGTTGCACAAGTACATAGTTTTTTCTTTTGATGGGCTGCTGCTTTGAAGTGGCCAAGAATCTTGAAAACATATAATTTTCCTACATAGTTGGTATCAAGTACAAGTTTTGTGATCGGTGCATTTTGTGGTGAATGATTTTTTAGTATAATGATGTGGTAAAGGCATATCGGCTTCAGAAGTTTTTCTTGCCATGTCTTAAAATTTAAGGGCTTACCAAACAATATGATTTGCGCTCTTACATAAATTGTACCATGTAGGGTGACGAATCAAACTACAGAACTAGTAGTAAAGCAAATTTAAAGCCATCACCAAAACAATCAATGTAATCTGACGTTTGATTAGGACATCAGCAGCAACACTGGAAGAACTTATTGAAGCGACTAAATATAGCAACTCTTGCAAACAATTTCCGACGTTGCAATTGACAACATACTTGACATGGACGAGTAAATAAAAGATATCTCAAACAAAAATTTTAAGCTCAGGTGTGTGATTTATTCTAGTTTATGCAGCACTACTGCATGTATCTTGTAAAATGTAATCTGTAAGAAATTTCTTCTCATACATCGAGGAGAAGTCTGCGGGGATCTTCAACCACATCTTTGATGCGACGCAAGAAGAAGACGGCCTCTCTTCCATCAATCAGACGATGATCGTATGTTAGGGCAATATACATCATTGGCCTTGGAACAACATTGCCTCCAACAACCATTGGACGACTCACAATTGAGTGCATCCCCAATATAGCAGACTGCCACAACAGTTAAATGATGTAAATTTGTCAATAAATGAGAGATAGACTCTAAATTATGTCAAAGGTACATATTTATCAACCACAATAAATGCGAGTATAAAGCAATACCTGTGGAGGGTTGATGATGGGCGTACTCAAAAGGCTTCCATAAACACCACCATTAGAAATTGTAAATGTGCCACCAGCCATCTCATCAATTGATATGGATCCGGCAGTTGCCTTCTTAGCAAGAGTGTTGATTTCCTTTTCTATTTCAGCAAAGTTCATTCTTTCAGCATTGCGGAGAACTGGGACTACAAGACCCTTTGATGACAAAAAGGATTTACTATTTGTTAGGCG from the Humulus lupulus chromosome X, drHumLupu1.1, whole genome shotgun sequence genome contains:
- the LOC133805447 gene encoding chitin-binding lectin 1-like; the encoded protein is MSLPPSSPTSPPPPSPPPPSPPPPPSSPERPDHKCGPNYGYSPCNPGRCCSIYEYCGSGPAYCQGGQCKYQCWTSPPPMSLPPSSPTPPPPPSPPPPSPPPPPPGPERPDHKCGPHYGDSPCNPGRCCSIFEYCGSGPAYCEDGQCIYQCWTSPPPSSPIAPPPPPGPERPDHRCGPAFGNIPCDTGRCCSINGYCGSTSDFCEPGSCRSQCWTGPPPS